The Treponema pectinovorum genome includes a window with the following:
- the mnmA gene encoding tRNA 2-thiouridine(34) synthase MnmA has translation MKYFDEDLPKSGDTVVVGMSGGVDSTLTALLLQKAGCNVIGVTMSIWDGRIPEIKSEKSIREACYGPNEEKNIADCKKFCNENQIEYHVIDVKESYRKFVLEYFKSEYRSGRTPNPCIRCNRFIKFDALLEGIRSLDIQFDYFCTGHYARIVRPETPLFDSHKRPCMIANANDVTKDQTYFLYRIPSSVLEKVRFPLANKTKKEVFELAKSFNLEAANREESQDFIGPEYFDMIFNDKPSVPGDIIDLDGHVLGKHRGIEHYTIGQRKGLGVALNYPAYVQHIDAKQNIVVLAPNDALNSDALIADDFVWPENVEPNKKFEAMVKIRLASKPSPAIIEKYIPNDEDKNEYCGTPWKITFKESQRAVAPGQSAVLYVDGVIRGGGIIKQTV, from the coding sequence ATGAAGTATTTTGATGAAGATTTACCAAAGTCTGGAGACACTGTTGTAGTGGGAATGTCTGGAGGTGTGGATTCCACTTTGACCGCTTTGCTTTTACAAAAGGCAGGGTGCAATGTTATAGGAGTTACAATGTCCATTTGGGACGGCAGAATTCCAGAAATTAAGAGCGAAAAATCGATAAGAGAAGCTTGCTATGGACCCAACGAAGAAAAAAATATTGCAGATTGCAAAAAATTCTGTAACGAAAATCAAATTGAATATCACGTAATTGACGTTAAAGAAAGTTACCGTAAATTTGTACTTGAATATTTTAAAAGCGAATATCGCTCTGGAAGAACGCCAAACCCGTGCATAAGATGCAACAGATTTATAAAATTTGATGCGCTTTTAGAAGGAATTCGCTCGCTAGACATTCAATTTGACTATTTTTGCACAGGTCATTATGCGAGAATCGTGCGACCAGAAACACCCCTTTTTGACAGCCATAAAAGACCATGTATGATTGCAAATGCAAATGATGTTACAAAAGACCAGACATATTTTCTGTATCGAATTCCGTCGAGCGTGCTTGAAAAAGTGAGATTTCCACTTGCTAACAAGACCAAAAAAGAAGTTTTTGAACTTGCAAAATCTTTTAACCTTGAAGCTGCAAACAGAGAAGAGAGCCAGGATTTTATTGGCCCTGAATATTTTGACATGATTTTTAACGACAAGCCGAGCGTGCCTGGCGATATAATAGATTTAGATGGGCACGTTTTGGGCAAGCACCGCGGAATTGAACACTACACTATAGGGCAGCGAAAGGGGCTTGGCGTTGCATTGAATTATCCTGCATACGTCCAGCATATAGACGCAAAACAAAATATTGTTGTTCTTGCGCCCAACGACGCTTTAAATTCAGATGCTCTTATTGCCGATGATTTTGTTTGGCCTGAAAATGTTGAACCAAACAAAAAATTTGAAGCGATGGTTAAAATCCGCCTTGCAAGCAAACCCTCGCCAGCAATTATAGAAAAATATATTCCAAATGATGAAGATAAAAACGAATATTGCGGAACTCCTTGGAAGATAACATTTAAAGAAAGTCAAAGAGCGGTTGCGCCTGGACAATCTGCGGTTTTATATGTAGATGGAGTTATACGCGGTGGCGGAATAATAAAACAGACTGTTTAG
- a CDS encoding MATE family efflux transporter, translated as MLEILERKNLLKGFYKTLFSLAIPIILQNLMQTFVNMLDTIMVGRLGAVEIAAVGLGNQIYFMLSIILFGVSSGCGVFVSQYWGQQNIKGIRRTVGIMLFVCTFFSILFFIAGFFLPDKLFSLYTKDLKVIAQGVSYLKIVAFSYPFTAISFAFQMAFRNTERVYLPMVCTSISLVLNGIFNYIFIFGTNFFLFGQEFSIQPMGVSGAALATMICRIIEFFIVIIYSYSRHYEVCGKIAEFFDFDFSFIKKVFKIAFPVLVSETVWGLGITTQNAIFARAGTFAIAAFNITNTINQLTWVFFIGMGNASAVILGKKIGAEDIEGAKAYVQRSSWFMPLMGAIIGLLLIPLSFSLKFIFKVDPYIILLAQSMIYVLMCVYPLRAFNMLLIVGVCRAGGDTIFSMIIDNGFMWFISIPLAFVAAFWWNLPPFAIMLFLETEQVFKVLAGAWRLKSGKWLHRVTH; from the coding sequence ATGCTAGAGATTTTAGAACGCAAAAATTTGCTTAAAGGTTTTTATAAGACGCTTTTTTCCCTTGCAATTCCCATAATTTTACAAAATCTTATGCAGACCTTTGTAAACATGCTCGATACAATTATGGTCGGAAGACTTGGTGCTGTAGAAATTGCTGCAGTCGGGCTTGGAAATCAAATTTATTTTATGCTCAGCATCATACTTTTTGGAGTAAGTTCTGGTTGTGGGGTTTTTGTAAGTCAATATTGGGGGCAACAGAACATAAAAGGAATCAGGCGCACTGTAGGAATAATGCTTTTTGTTTGCACTTTTTTCTCTATTTTGTTTTTTATCGCTGGATTTTTTTTACCAGATAAACTTTTTTCTTTATACACAAAAGATTTAAAAGTTATTGCACAGGGAGTTTCGTATCTAAAAATTGTTGCTTTTAGCTATCCTTTTACTGCAATAAGTTTTGCTTTTCAAATGGCATTTAGAAACACAGAGCGCGTTTATCTTCCAATGGTTTGTACCTCAATAAGTTTAGTTTTAAATGGTATTTTTAATTATATCTTTATATTTGGAACAAATTTTTTCTTATTTGGGCAGGAATTTTCAATTCAACCGATGGGAGTAAGTGGAGCGGCTCTTGCCACCATGATTTGCCGCATTATAGAATTTTTTATAGTCATAATTTATTCATATTCAAGGCATTATGAAGTTTGCGGAAAAATCGCAGAATTTTTTGATTTTGATTTTTCGTTTATAAAAAAAGTTTTTAAAATTGCTTTTCCTGTTTTAGTAAGCGAAACAGTTTGGGGGCTTGGAATAACAACTCAAAATGCAATATTTGCAAGGGCTGGGACTTTTGCAATTGCGGCTTTTAATATTACAAACACTATAAACCAGTTGACTTGGGTATTTTTTATAGGAATGGGAAATGCCTCTGCTGTTATTTTAGGTAAAAAAATTGGGGCAGAAGATATAGAAGGCGCAAAAGCCTATGTTCAGCGTTCGTCATGGTTTATGCCGCTGATGGGTGCTATTATAGGCTTGCTTTTGATTCCACTAAGTTTTTCGTTAAAATTTATATTTAAAGTTGACCCATATATAATCTTGCTCGCACAGTCCATGATTTATGTTTTGATGTGTGTTTATCCTTTGAGAGCCTTTAATATGCTTTTGATAGTTGGCGTATGCAGGGCTGGGGGCGATACAATTTTTAGCATGATTATAGATAACGGTTTTATGTGGTTTATTTCTATTCCACTCGCCTTTGTTGCAGCGTTTTGGTGGAATTTGCCACCGTTTGCAATAATGTTATTTTTAGAAACTGAACAAGTGTTTAAAGTTTTAGCAGGTGCTTGGCGTCTTAAAAGCGGAAAATGGCTACATAGGGTTACACATTAG
- a CDS encoding putative bifunctional diguanylate cyclase/phosphodiesterase has translation MKEIRGFALKHKLEKFFLVLLFFVYVALMFFQASLHSFAKYSILPPEMQSFYIQMQEVVFFGVLIGLIELLLSTQFVIIGGKIGYWLALIVNFFNIVFVLHAFIIKKEIPAFLGVPFSIVSIILCTVIFSQYCKIKRSVSYIQRFSYIDELTGLPNRKERIATITDFMTGYSKIPAFSLLMMDFDNFKFLNETLGHQIGDVLIQKIVKNLQKFIKYPASIGRIDGDEFLIILPGSFAEAEIKSYANELNKIVSKPFHYKDKDYRMTASFGIASYPKDTENPATLLQQVDIALFKAKSHGKNQIEFFEPNMQITLENKVDIEQRLSAAIINNELYMEFQPQYNIPEQKLRGFEALTRWASPAMGHILPQDFIPVAEENGLIVEIGKWVMKEACVCFMKLINDYEEKPMLAINISVAQFRDPDFISTVRKIINETGINPAYLEFEITESVLIRSFEVAKFVITQLKELGITIALDDFGTGYSSLSYLRLLPLDVVKIDKSFIDIIGIVPSEKNIIQCIIEMAHKLQLKVIAEGIENQIQLDYLTKNNCDIIQGNLLGRPAPMAAL, from the coding sequence ATGAAAGAAATACGTGGTTTTGCTTTAAAACACAAGTTGGAAAAGTTTTTTCTTGTTTTGCTTTTTTTTGTCTACGTCGCATTGATGTTTTTTCAGGCATCGCTACATTCTTTTGCAAAATATTCAATTCTTCCGCCAGAAATGCAGTCGTTTTATATTCAAATGCAGGAAGTTGTTTTTTTTGGAGTTTTGATTGGACTTATCGAATTGCTCCTTTCAACTCAATTTGTAATAATTGGAGGAAAAATTGGGTATTGGCTTGCCCTCATCGTAAATTTTTTTAACATAGTTTTTGTTTTGCACGCTTTTATAATAAAAAAAGAAATTCCCGCATTTTTAGGTGTGCCGTTTTCCATTGTTTCCATAATTCTCTGCACTGTGATTTTTAGTCAGTATTGTAAGATAAAAAGGAGCGTTTCATACATTCAGCGATTTTCTTATATTGATGAATTGACTGGACTTCCAAACAGAAAAGAGCGGATTGCTACTATAACAGATTTTATGACCGGCTATTCAAAAATTCCTGCTTTTTCGCTTTTGATGATGGATTTTGATAATTTTAAATTTTTAAATGAAACTTTGGGACATCAGATTGGCGATGTTCTGATTCAAAAAATTGTAAAGAATTTGCAAAAATTCATAAAATATCCTGCATCGATTGGAAGAATTGACGGCGATGAGTTTTTGATAATTTTGCCAGGTTCATTTGCAGAGGCGGAAATAAAATCCTATGCAAACGAATTAAACAAAATTGTGAGCAAACCGTTTCATTACAAAGACAAAGATTATAGGATGACTGCGAGTTTTGGAATTGCAAGTTATCCAAAAGACACAGAAAATCCTGCAACGCTTTTACAACAGGTGGACATCGCTCTTTTTAAAGCAAAATCTCATGGCAAAAACCAAATTGAATTTTTTGAGCCAAATATGCAGATTACTCTTGAGAATAAAGTTGATATAGAACAAAGGCTTTCTGCTGCAATAATAAACAACGAACTATATATGGAATTTCAACCGCAATACAATATTCCTGAACAAAAATTGCGGGGGTTTGAAGCGTTAACAAGGTGGGCATCGCCTGCAATGGGGCATATTTTGCCACAAGATTTTATTCCTGTTGCAGAAGAAAATGGATTAATAGTAGAAATTGGCAAGTGGGTTATGAAAGAAGCCTGCGTTTGCTTTATGAAATTGATAAACGATTATGAAGAAAAACCAATGCTTGCAATAAATATATCGGTTGCTCAATTTAGAGATCCAGATTTTATTTCGACTGTAAGAAAAATAATAAACGAGACTGGTATAAATCCGGCTTATTTGGAATTTGAAATAACAGAAAGCGTTTTGATTCGTTCGTTTGAAGTTGCAAAATTTGTAATTACGCAGTTAAAAGAGCTTGGAATAACGATTGCACTGGACGATTTTGGTACTGGATATTCATCGTTGAGTTATCTGCGTTTGCTTCCTTTGGATGTTGTAAAAATCGATAAATCTTTTATCGACATAATTGGAATCGTTCCAAGCGAGAAAAATATAATTCAATGCATAATCGAAATGGCTCATAAACTTCAATTAAAAGTTATTGCAGAGGGAATTGAAAACCAAATTCAGTTGGATTATCTTACAAAAAATAATTGCGATATTATTCAAGGAAATCTCCTTGGTCGCCCAGCCCCTATGGCAGCACTTTAG
- a CDS encoding GNAT family N-acetyltransferase produces MRIEMMKEDEKQKILEYMLPYEKFSLTLYAEILHDAKSIFVLRGHFNEIHGVFSFIQGITIHHCLPNIYGKNIIEIQNAFLLFFNEHTPKFLFSIVGEETGTKFLKEFITKNFFKSVKSQINYFLMEEGRFDSKKSLQKANRQLVVEKCAENDFDKIFEMQVAFEKEEVVIDGFKFDEDACRERFELFLDAGAVYAGKIKNVPLCKLTVNAVGKNYALLAGIYTLEKYRNHGLAKTLVDCVCQKFHTQQKKCILFAKVNNLPALKVYDECGFRKICNFCIIYFNKEFKR; encoded by the coding sequence ATGCGTATAGAAATGATGAAGGAAGATGAAAAGCAAAAAATTCTTGAATATATGCTTCCTTACGAAAAATTTTCACTGACACTCTATGCCGAAATTCTTCACGATGCAAAATCGATTTTTGTTTTGCGCGGTCATTTTAACGAAATTCACGGAGTTTTTAGTTTTATACAAGGAATAACGATACATCACTGTCTGCCAAATATTTATGGCAAAAATATTATTGAAATTCAAAATGCGTTTTTACTTTTTTTTAATGAGCATACGCCAAAGTTTCTTTTTAGCATTGTAGGAGAAGAAACTGGAACAAAATTTTTAAAAGAATTCATCACTAAAAATTTTTTTAAAAGTGTAAAATCGCAAATCAACTATTTTTTAATGGAAGAAGGCAGATTTGATTCAAAAAAATCGCTTCAAAAAGCAAATCGTCAACTTGTTGTTGAAAAATGCGCTGAAAACGATTTTGATAAAATTTTTGAAATGCAAGTTGCGTTTGAAAAAGAAGAAGTCGTGATTGACGGTTTTAAATTTGACGAAGATGCTTGCCGTGAACGTTTTGAGCTTTTTTTGGATGCAGGTGCGGTTTACGCAGGAAAAATAAAAAATGTTCCACTTTGCAAATTGACTGTAAACGCAGTCGGAAAAAATTATGCGCTCTTGGCAGGAATTTACACTCTAGAAAAATACAGAAATCATGGGCTTGCAAAAACTCTGGTCGATTGCGTATGCCAAAAATTCCATACGCAACAAAAAAAGTGTATTTTATTTGCAAAAGTGAATAATTTGCCAGCTTTAAAAGTTTACGACGAATGCGGTTTTAGAAAAATCTGCAACTTTTGTATAATCTATTTTAATAAGGAATTTAAGCGATGA
- a CDS encoding NUDIX hydrolase: MNDFFVCPICAKKTIANIKNRRWECSNCGFELYNNVATAVGLLIFNKDGKLLLEKRAKEPRKNFYAFPGGFVDFDESAEQACVRECQEELGVTPFDLKYLCSFPNDYEYKKFDYKTCDLFFTAQLPDGVKFNLQETEVAGLEWFSVKDEKSIDEIPLAFESAKRTLKFFLGRTKNGES; the protein is encoded by the coding sequence ATGAATGATTTTTTTGTTTGCCCAATTTGTGCTAAAAAAACTATCGCAAACATAAAAAACAGGCGATGGGAATGTTCAAACTGTGGGTTTGAACTTTACAACAATGTTGCAACTGCGGTTGGACTTTTAATTTTTAATAAAGACGGAAAACTCTTATTAGAAAAACGCGCGAAAGAGCCTCGAAAAAATTTTTATGCTTTTCCTGGGGGCTTTGTCGATTTTGACGAAAGTGCAGAACAGGCATGTGTTAGAGAATGTCAGGAAGAATTGGGAGTAACCCCTTTTGACCTAAAATATCTTTGCAGTTTTCCAAATGATTATGAATATAAAAAATTTGATTATAAAACCTGCGATTTGTTTTTTACGGCACAACTTCCAGATGGAGTAAAATTCAACTTGCAGGAAACAGAAGTTGCAGGGCTGGAATGGTTTAGTGTAAAAGATGAAAAAAGCATAGACGAAATTCCGCTTGCATTTGAAAGTGCAAAAAGAACTTTAAAATTTTTTTTAGGGAGAACAAAAAATGGAGAATCTTAA